A window of the Emys orbicularis isolate rEmyOrb1 chromosome 1, rEmyOrb1.hap1, whole genome shotgun sequence genome harbors these coding sequences:
- the GPR162 gene encoding probable G-protein coupled receptor 162 codes for MMHRGGGSSVGDLSESTLHNNSLWWLACGLLALLANSWIILSITAKQQKHKPLELLLCFLAGTHILMAAVPLTTYAVVQLRRESSDYDWNESICKVFVSTYYTLALATCFTVASLSYHRMWMVRWPVNYRLSNAKKQALHAVMGIWMVSFILSTLPSIGWHNNGERYYARGCQFIVSKIGLGFGVCFSLLLLGGIVMGLVCVGITFYQTLWAHQRHQRCRHRQTEEASSSFPASTHNTFNVPAIVVEDVRGKRRSSLDGSESAKTSMQMTNLISAIVFLYDTLTGVPILVVSFFSLRYDTAPTWMVLAVLWCSMVQTLLLPSFIWSCERYRADVRTVWEQCVAIMTEEEGDDDGACEDYGDGRICKVRFDANGAAAVKRDPRDVKLLPMNHMLLPHDRVHYLQVPISRRMSHDETNIFSSHRSTPSFLHKWSSSDDIRVATPRKPGGPGFLPPELRDYHHRRRPPENELTTLRQFLEGGLLPRGSSSSACFFRDEITTFIDETPLPSPACSPRHSRLPLTLRRDRRLSLGGAEEEEEGPDRARRCSLSGSEDWHLQDRQQAHERTLEACEAHTFRELNL; via the exons ATGATGCATCGTGGCGGGGGCAGCAGCGTGGGTGACCTGTCAGAGTCGACCCTGCACAACAATTCATTGTGGTGGCTGGCATGTGGGCTGCTAGCCCTGCTGGCCAACTCCTGGATTATCCTGAGCATCACAGCTAAGCAGCAGAAGCACAaacccctggagctgctgctgtgcttCCTAGCTGGGACCCACATCCTCATGGCAGCTGTACCCCTCACCACCTACGCCGTGGTGCAGCTGCGGCGCGAGTCCTCCGATTATGACTGGAACGAGAGCATCTGCAAGGTCTTTGTCTCCACATACTATACCCTCGCCCTGGCCACCTGCTTCACAGTGGCTTCCTTGTCCTATCACCGTATGTGGATGGTGAGGTGGCCAGTAAACTACCGGCTGAGTAATGCCAAGAAGCAGGCTCTGCATGCAGTGATGGGCATCTGGATGGTATCATTCATCCTCTCCACTCTGCCCTCCATTGGCTGGCACAACAATGGTGAGCGCTATTATGCCCGTGGCTGCCAGTTCATCGTCAGCAAGATTGGGCTGGGATTTGGTGTCTGCTTCAGCCTCCTGCTCCTGGGAGGAATCGTCATGGGCTTGGTGTGTGTGGGCATCACCTTCTACCAGACCCTGTGGGCGCACCAAAGGCACCAGAGATGTCGTCACCGGCAGACAGAGGaagcttcctcctccttccccgccTCAACACACAATACCTTCAATGTGCCGGCCATCGTTGTAGAGGATGTCAGGGGCAAGAGGAGGTCATCGCTGGATGGCTCGGAGTCAGCCAAGACCTCCATGCAGATGACCAACCTCATCAGCGCCATTGTCTTCCTGTATGACACACTCACCGGGGTACCCATCTTG GTGGTGAGTTTTTTCAGCCTGCGCTACGATACCGCCCCCACCTGGATGGTGCTGGCAGTGCTCTGGTGCTCCATGGTGCAGACCTTGCTGCTCCCCTCCTTCATCTGGTCCTGTGAGCGCTACCGAGCTGATGTCCGCACCGTGTGGGAGCAGTGTGTCGCCATCATGACAGAGGAAGAAGGGGATGATG ATGGGGCCTGTGAGGATTACGGCGATGGGCGGATCTGTAAGGTGCGATTCGATGCCAACGGCGCTGCGGCTGTGAAACGGGATCCCAGGGACGTCAAGCTGCTGCCCATGAATCACATGCTGCTGCCCCACGACAGGGTGCACTATCTGCAG GTCCCCATCTCCCGGAGAATGTCCCACGATGAGACTAACATCTTCTCCTCCCACCGTTCCACTCCATCCTTTCTTCACAAGTGGTCATCATCTGATGACATCCGAGTCGCCACTCCCCGCAAGCCTGGGGgccctggcttccttcctcctGAACTGCGTGACTACCACCACCGCCGGCGGCCCCCTGAAAATGAGCTAACAACTCTCCGGCAGTTTCTTGAgggggggctgctccccagaggaTCCAGCTCCAGCGCCTGCTTCTTCAGGGATGAGATCACCACATTCATCGACGAGACACCTCTACCCTCCCCAGCCTGCAGTCCACGCCACTCCCGCCTCCCACTCACATTGCGCCGGGACCGCCGCCTCTCCCttgggggtgctgaggaggaggaagagggccCTGATCGGGCACGACGCTGCTCACTGTCTGGCAGTGAAGACTGGCATCTGCAGGACAGACAGCAGGCACATGAAAGGACCCTTGAAGCCTGTGAGGCACATACCTTCAGGGAGCTCAACCTATGA